tgatgttgttgctggtttgaTTGTTGGTGATGATAGGGATGGTTTTGAATTAGGGGGATATGGGATTTGCTTGCCTGTTGGTTGGTACTTTCCCGGAGTCGTCGTTTGGCCGATTTTgctcccgcgggactgccgctaggcattacttcgcggtgcgggctgtggggtcatccttctggcttagtttgtccggcttcgctccagcctgcgcagctccttgatcacgcttgctgccatgtaggcgaccgcgttccaagattgctcatcggctagcatctggtcggtgagggtgtccacactcacttctgcaagcgtctcccctagcctcgttcgttcttgcgagaagcgggggcatacaaagaagacgtgctctgcatcctcgtcgactccaggcccgcagcagctgctacacgggtcgtcagcatgcctaaagcgatgcaggtactgcttggagcagccatgccccgtcagCAGTTGGCCCAAATAATGGTCCATTTGGCCGTGCCTTCTTCGCAGCCATGGGCTAAGCTGGGGAAGGAGACGTCTGGTCCACCTCCCTTTTGCCGCTTGGTCCCAGGGCCGTTGCCACAGGGCTATAGTGCGCTCTCGCCGCTCGCTGGctacctccactccgctctgccgctcagctgccaggagatccagtgggaccatgcctgccacaataagtgcggcgtcttcagacaccgtccggaagcagcatgtaaccctcagggcacagcgtcggtatgcgcttctgcagtctctgctgtatgtggaaaccatcattgctggtgcccacactgctgatccatataagattatggaggtgaccaccccagcgatgagctgcctgctacgctgccgtggtccccctgtattggccatcatcctgcttatggccgccgttgctgcagtcgcttttgcgctggcgtattccaggtgggccttgaagttcagcctctggtccatcattacccttggtcctgatgatcgtgctaccgactctcacgcatgcctgctcgaccttttttctgctgctcattagcacagcctccgtcttcttctccgccaatgctagcccgttggctgcgagccaggccaacgacatagcactggtgacagtgtcgaaacacgtaagagacgtagaggagaaaaccaacgtagcagtcgggatgatagtggtatcatcccgactgctacgttggttttctcctctacgtctcttacgtgtttcgacactgtcaccagtgctatgtcgtcggcgaagcccaccagggtgcacccttccggtaatgtaagccgcaggatatcgtcatacgtcacgttccacagtatcggccctaggaccgaggcctgtgggacgcctccggtgatttggtgatgttctgctccttcttccgtgtcgtagatcaggacgcggtccgtgaaatagcttcgcagagtccgtgtgatttgctcagatatacccctcctggtcagggcctctaggatgctctaccagctggcagagttgaaggcgtttcgtacgtctagtgtacatactaggcagtactttttgtcgcctccagcccatcgcgttcctgccatggcttccctggcaaggtttgtcaccatctcgatggcgtcagtggtgctcctctgcttgcggaacccgaattggaggtcggaaagtccgcgacgctcagccagttccgcctccagtcggttacataccatcctctcgaaaatcttgcccatggtatccagcatgcacagcggccggtatgacgatgggtcgttgagctctttgcctggcttgggtatcAGAACCAGCCTTTGCCGTTTCCATGCTCGTGGGACTGTCCGCTCCGCTAGGCACTGGGTGTACATTGTGGCGAATGCTTCCGGATGGGCTCTAGTTATGCATTTTAGTGCTGCATTAGGGAATCCATCTGGACGGACACTAGCTCTAcctcactcacctgcaaatgcaactagtagttgcggcacaggaacccacagcagcagcagcggcggcggcgttgggctgctccagctgccctccctgagtatgcccaatgccagacaaattcgGATGCTGCAGCGACAGCACCAACCAACAACAAttattcccccccccccatcattCTGCCAGCTGTCCCCGACATTATGCCCATTCTGGACAAGCTGCAGAATGACCCGAGGGTGGGCAACAGTAGCTATCAcattgttatttctgcaagtgcttgtctcttttttattttagtgtatttcctcttattttccacgcaaagcacctgcattgtttacctgtttctctttatctattcctcaattgactacgtgttacaacactgcactttctgaattttcgatctcatttctttaaccccttcttcccccccattgttattttcgtaattagtgcggttctccgacaccccactacaaaaatattacaatctgtgataaaaatcttcggcggcaacggtgctgacaattgattatcggtttcaaatcgactttcaaatcagcatcagttgccgccacaccaccatcactacggcctaaattgagccaaaaatgctagtcttcgAATAAAACAATTACgccccctataaactgcccgcccacatgtacatgctacattcctagtcgtctgccctcagcaggcggcaagggtagtagaggggactgaagaccacacaccgcattacagccaacaaaacatcaagttgacgaactcacaggggattgcaaatcaaattttaagttagggagaattacaaagaagagacagcatactttcgagcgtggccccactttactttcttgactcacaccacacacacacacacacacacttgacacACTATTACACACACTTGACGAGTCCTCTCCCCCCTCTTGACAATTCGTACTTTTGGAGCCTTTTGCCCCGATCGTGGAGTGGTCTCGAGTCTGGGTCTCTGTCCAAACAAaaagtcgtgtcgtgaacgttgtggagtcgagacgtgtTCGAGGTTTagtttagtccctccgtcaaagtgccgaatattttgtgtctctctctttttcccttcccccccccccccctgctggCTGCGGGCCTATTTCGAGGttacaagtgtttcgttgctgcAGTATTATATGTTTGTAAAGTTTATTGTGCCATCAAATGTACTAGTGTGTGTTTGAAGTGTCGTTTAAAGTTTaattgtaaaacaaacacaaaaatgtacataaattaaattaagacatatactgcccaacaaaatattaataaagcaacgcgcttggttgctggcggctcacaccccagcctctcagcccctCCCTTGCTGGAGCACTGAGAGCGCTCAACCCAAAGCGGGTatatattgaaaaaaaaaaataaaaaactgtGTGAATAATTTGGCTTGACAAAAACTCCACTCGCGTCGGTTGAAAAATTTATTACCAAATCCAACCAAAGCCAATCCAGCGCAGCTATGCCACGCGGATCCACTGCCAgaagaggacgacgacgacgaggaccacACGGCGTCACAGCCAGGGATCGCCCCAAATcagccatttccactgccagctCCGACAGCGCCGCCGACAGCGAAGCCAGCGCCGACAGCGCAGCCACCGGCACCGTGGCAAACGCAGCGATACTGAGACGCCAATCCACCGACTCCGCCACCTGGTTGGAGGCACTTCCTCCAATTCCTGGACCGGCTCCAGCCACCATTGCCGGGTATGTGAGGACCACATACCATGCCGACACCACCATCACGGCCACAAGCCCCATCCCCGACCCcgacctgccctgccccaacaGCTGGGCGGCCATTCCCAATCTCACCAGCCAGTAGCAGTTCCAGATCGGCGACTGGGTGGAGGCGGTCCATACCCAGGAAcgccagcagctgcagcagcagaccatcagcagcagcagcggtagtcGCCGGCTTGAGGCATTGGCGgcgtcggcagcggcagcggcgtcagCCAAAGCACCGCAAtgtcaagccaagccaagccaagggGTACCAAGCGCGCCAATAATTccgcttcccacactccaacacacacagacacgtatCGATGCACCGTATGCCGATGCATCGTGTGGAGAGAGCCGGAAACAGCAAGGAGCGAGAGAAGGCGCAAAGAGAGAGCGGGTAACGACCACGTACCAGCGACAGTACGAgagggcactcgagcagcctctgcacgaacagcagccaacaaaagaTTCGTGTTCGAGTGCCCGTTCGGGAGCgagttcgaactcgaaccacaGCCATGGCACAAACCCCGCTCGATCGGCCACAGCAGCGGttccaaatgcaatgcacacagccaataccacaaccacaaccacaaatacaatgatgacatacatcagcacacaaacagcgacatcaaacacaaaaacgacaacTACGATTACGTCGGCAGCCAGACGACGATGCCTGTTAACAGCAATGTTAACAGGCGgaccccccccaccaccgccgccagaggaacatcagcagcagcagcaaacacatcaacaacaacaacaacatcagccaacggcaacaaacacagccaataccgatgattacacagacgaagccgcgttgacagaagttgttaaaccgccgcaactttggcatttagctgggtgcggtggacgaaaccaccgcactttacacagacgaagccgcgttgacagaagttgttaaaccgccgcaattttcgcatttagctgggtgcggtggacgaaaccaccgcactttacacaggcgaagccgcgttgacagtagTTGTCTGTGGTTTAAGaaatctttgtgttttatgattctctttgtggtttgtgatttgaatatatgtttagtggcgcacagaattttaatttacattggcgagaaagaggaaataaagcttgtcggtagtggttgggaaggggaatgtgaatgtgtgtggggcgagttgggaaaatggctgcttggcttggcgtcggcattttaatgtattccttattggcgttaattaagaatttttaaCAGTTTAGTTGGGCGGCAAACAAGTTAAGGGGCTCGTTAGTCGCCCGACGTGTCACACCGCTTCATCTGCCTCGTCGATCATCtgtaactgtatctgtatctgtacaaAGGAGCCTAGAATTTCTTAGATCTGTGTTCTTCTACCATCCTCTACATGGATTGGTTCCACATTAATCCTAAAGATGCACAAATTTTATAgcttgaacaaaaaaaaaaaacacatacaatAATCGCATATCACATGTTATGTTTTTtgtggagagggggagggggagggggagggttccaaagtatttaCACGGTCCAATGTTTGCACGGGTAATATAATGGAGATTCTCTTGGTAAAGATTTTATTCGTAATTTATTCGCCCAACTATCGAGAAAGACTCGCGTGTGCCGTACGATACGATCCATTACGATACGATATCGTCTGTGGGCTATTgatgtgtgcatatgtatgtacaatccgaagagaggattactcttgttttgttctctttcCTAGATGATAATATCGTATCAGTGGTTCTGGAAAGGGGTGCTTAAACCTACGACGAAAGCTATAATCCAGTGGATGGGTCGGAATAGGTGTCCTGTTCCTCCGCTCAGACATAGACCTCTCCTGTCTTGGCCTCGGGACTGTGTTTGGCGAGGGTTGAGGTAGCACTcgtggccgttgccgttgccgtggcgCCGCTCTGGGGCAGGGCGATCGTGCCACCGGATGAAGAGTTGTCCACTGTATCCACTGTGGGGGCTCCTGCCGAACGCACCGAGGAGCGCACTGTGGGGTCGTGCAGGTTGAAGCTCAGACTGAAGCTGTTGTTCCGCGaaatgttgccgttgccgctgccgttcagGGGCTTCACGGACAGGAGGGCCGTGGTGgtgatgccgccgccgccgcccgcaCCCGGCCCCACGGTCATGCCGTTGCTGGAGccactgttgctgtagccgtccTGCTCCTGGGCCAGGTCCACGATGGACAGGGACGAGGGGAAGCGCTGAATGGAGAACGAGACGGGGATCGTGGTGATGACGTCATTGGGCTCGTAGCCACTGGCTGTTGTCGTGATGGTCGGCAGCTGGGCGTTCGCCGCGATGGGAAGGATGCTCAGGGTCCCCGTGGGAATGGTGtacccgccgccgctgctgttggccaTCGTGAAGGGAAACGACAGCGTGGTGATGTTCGTGGCAGCGGAGAGGGCTACGGAATCGAGAATCGAAGGGAGAGAGATTGTGGTTGGAGTAtctgaatctgcatctgcgggAGTATCTGTGCCCGGTACTCACTGCTGTGAACTCGCTGTAAATGATGACCACTGCGGGCAGGGTCAACGCCTTGACGCAGCACATGAGGAACCCAAAGAAGAGCCACGCGATCTCCCCGCAGGTGGAGAAGCGGAAGAGCTGCAGGAAGCCGATCGGCTGTGTGGGCTCCAGTCCTGCGGCCACCGGCGCCTCATCCAGGGACTTGCCATCGGTTGTCGTCGTGCCAGAGGCCTCGTCCATCTATCGGTACGACGAAGGACGGAGGAATAGTGTTACTCGAGCCAAGACCCGCGATTTATTCACAGAcacggacagagacagacggcacgcaaaggttaattcaattactgccacactctcagaggcatgtatctgtatctgtggctgtggcaagggTACAGCAGCtactttgtatcttttgccaTAGTTCTCTCTCATTGACCCGCGGGGTTAACGAGTAATAGAATCTACCGTTTATTATTGGACATTCCAACGCCAATTTGgagcgattcgattcgattccctttCAGAGGCCCGTACAGAAATCTGTGTGGCGCCAttcgccccctgccccctctcCTTGTCGTGGGATGGATGATcaccttttaattgattttcaacACTTTGATCCTTCAGATACTGTATCTATGCACTGATTTCTGCAGAAGATCCGTTACTGCTCACTCGGACCGCCCAAGCGCGACTGCTGGAACACCGTCCGCGCAGCCATCCATTTATGTTGATTCCCCGATGTGGATGCTGGACAGAGTACTCGGGCTTGGGCATGAGTACTCGTGAGTGTATCGTATCAACCGCTCGCTTTGGGGTTCACAATTCTAATTGATCTCCGCTTTCCGCTCTTGGGGTAGGTTCCGCCGAAAGAGGCGCTTCAATTTACAATGAGAGCAAAAGAGACATTCTGTAgagggtttttcttttctttgcttttcttttctttattctttttctttcatttggaGGGTGGAAGGTGCAACAATCTAAAACGGAGGCAGACTCTTGAGCCTCCTGCTGGTGCGCAGCACGAATGGTGCCGGCTGATTTGTACCGGCATTTCCTCCAGCGGGAACGACTTCGGGAGCAGCTACGGGAGCGACTGCGGGAGCGACTCCGACCGACTCGCCTTCATCGTCCGAGCCCCCGAGCATTACGCTGTCCAAAGTAGTGCGGGACGCCCGCAGTGTCATCATGTGCCGGGTGCTGCGTTCGCCCAAGGTGTTGCGCACCTTCAGGCAGCTCTTCTGCGACAGGGTTCTTTGTTTTTCGCCCGTATCCAGGGCGAGGACGCGGCGCTGGCACTCGCCGAATGCCACGGCATGGCTGCTGGTGGGCCCGTCGTCCTCATTGCCGGGCCGTTCAAAAATCGTCTCGAGACCGGTGGGCCTCGACTTTGCGATGGTCTGCGATGGCGCCTGAGAACCGGTGGTCGGCGTCAGGCtgggcttcttggccaggcgGCTGGGACTAAGACTGGGCCTGGCGgcgctctggctcttgctcttgcaggCGCGCGGCGGCATTTGGCGCCGAACCATAGTCGCGGTTGCCACAGATCCTGTATCCCCCGGTATACTCCCGGCTGAAATGAGACGAAATGAGAAATGAGTTACGACTGTCCGAGTACTTTCTTTACCTTTAGCTTTGCCTTcaagttttttctttgcaggcatttctcgtatctttttcCGTCTCCTGGGTAAACCTTTCGACTTCTCAAACGAGCAACGAGCAACGAGCCTCTTTGGGTTGAAGGCTCTCAGTGCggggaggggctgagaggctggggtgtgagccgccagcaaccaagcgcggttgctttattaatatttgtgggcagtatatgtcttaatttaatttatgtacatttttgtgtttgttttacaattcAACTATTGAGTCTCAATACCCACGCTACAAGGAGTGGAAACAGcagccgagagagagagcgatcccaatacccacgctacacgaaggagaagcagcagccagaacAAGAGCCACGAAGAGGGGAATAGTCGGATCTCTCCCACTCCGACCAGTGACGCCGATGTGATCAACAAACTCTCCCGGCCAGcccgaagccaacgcctacaAGGGAGACCGAGAGAGAGGCCGCCGTCGCGAAACTGAGAGAGAGTTTTTCATTTAAAACAATGGGGGGAGCAGCACCGGAACCAGATCCCACAGGAACCACGACGAGCATCACTAGCATTAATACCGACGTCACACGAAGGGGAAATCGCAGCCAAGAGAGAGCCAGGGCTGGAGCGATCCCATACCTTTGTCACACGAAGGGGAAATGGTAGCCGAGAGCGATCCCAATACCCACGCTACAAGGAGGGGAAACAGCAGCCGAGGAACTCCAGCGCCACCGCTCCTATACGCCGTCTACTTATTTGTATATGTACTAAATTCAAATAATACATGCCatattttacattttacatGTAGTTGCAGTGTTTTTGGCTGAACAATGGGAAGGTAACACTAGTTACAGTAGTGGTAGGTATTCGGTATTTTTTATACAAGTATTTTGAGTAAAGAAAGTTAAGGTAACACTAGACTTAAAATTaacatgtgttttcttttacaatggattgcgtcttttcagtccgttcccgtcctcggagcgggcttcatataagtggcggcgcaaggctgatcctcatatcagcatcagcataggccctgtagttggatgggtgcgtaccgccgcaactttggcatttagctgggtgcggtggacgaaaccaccgcactttacacagacgaagccgcgttgacagaagttgttaaaccgccgcaactttggcatttagctgggtgcggtggacgaaaccaccgcactttacacagacgaagccgcgttgacagaagttgttaaaccgccgcaattttcgcatttagctgggtgcggtggacgaaaccaccgcactttacacaggcgaagccgcgttgacagtagttgtgtgtggtttaagaaatctttgtgttttatgattctctttgtggtttgtgatttgaatatatgtttagtggcgcacagaattttaatttacattggcGAAAAAGAGGAAATTAAGCTTGTCGGAAGTGGTTGGGAaggggaatgtgaatgtgtgtggggcgagttgggaaaatggctgcttggcttgACGTCGGCATTTTAATGTATTCCTTATTGGCGttaattaagaatttttaaCAGTTTAGTTGGGCGGCAAACAAGTTAAGGGGCTCGTTAGTCGCCCGACGTGTCACACCGCTTCATCTGCCTCGTCGATCATCtgtaactgtatctgtatctgtacaaAGGAGCCTAGAATTTCTTAGATCTGTGTTCTTCTACCATCCTCTACATGGATTGGTTCCACATTAATCCTAAAGATGCACAAATTTAATAgcttgaacaaaaaaaaaaaaacacatacaatAATCGCATATCACATATTATGTTTTTtgtggagagggggagggggagggctcCAAAGTATTTACACGGTCCAATGTTTGCACGGGTAATATAATGGAGATTCTCTTGGTAAAGATTTTATTCGTAATTTATTCGCCCAACTATCGAGAAAGACTCGCGTGTGCCGTACGATACGATCCATTACGATACGATATCGTCTGTgggctatatatgtatgtatattgatgtgtgcatatgtatgtacaatccgaagagaggattactcttgttttgttctctttcCTAGATGATAATATCGTATCAGTGGTTCTGGAAGGGGGTGCTTAAACCTACGACGAAAGCTATAATCCAGTGGATGGGTCGGAATAGGTGTCCTGTTCCTCCGCTCAGACATAGACCTCTCCTGTCTTGGCCTCGGGACTGTTTTTGGCGAGGGTTGAGGTAGCACTCGTGGCCGTTGCCGTGGCGCCGCTCTGGGGCAGGGCGATCGTGCCACCGGATGAAGAGTTGACCACTGTATCCACTGTGGGGGCTCCTGCCGAACGCACCGAGGAGCGCACTGTGGGGTCCTGCAGGTTGAAGCTCAGACTGAAGCTGTTGTTCCGCGaaatgttgccgttgccgctgctgttcAGGGGCTTCA
Above is a genomic segment from Drosophila miranda strain MSH22 chromosome Y unlocalized genomic scaffold, D.miranda_PacBio2.1 Contig_Y3_pilon, whole genome shotgun sequence containing:
- the LOC117194798 gene encoding uncharacterized protein LOC117194798 codes for the protein MANSSGGGYTIPTGTLSILPIAANAQLPTITTTASGYEPNDVITTIPVSFSIQRFPSSLSIVDLAQEQDGYSNSGSSNGMTVGPGAGGGGGITTTALLSVKPLNGSGNGNISRNNSFSLSFNLHDPTVRSSVRSAGAPTVDTVDNSSSGGTIALPQSGATATATATSATSTLAKHSPEAKTGEVYV
- the LOC117194682 gene encoding uncharacterized protein LOC117194682, which produces MPAKKKLEGKAKAGSIPGDTGSVATATMVRRQMPPRACKSKSQSAARPSLSPSRLAKKPSLTPTTGSQAPSQTIAKSRPTGLETIFERPGNEDDGPTSSHAVAFGECQRRVLALDTGEKQRTLSQKSCLKVRNTLGERSTRHMMTLRASRTTLDSVMLGGSDDEGESVGVAPAVAPVAAPEVVPAGGNAGTNQPAPFVLRTSRRLKSLPPF